Proteins encoded together in one Solanum lycopersicum chromosome 7, SLM_r2.1 window:
- the LOC138337377 gene encoding uncharacterized protein — translation MRFGKKRKPSPRYVVPYKIFKRFGKVVYELELPIELAVVHPAFHISLLMKCVVDPASIVTLKSVEVKYSLSYEDIPIEILDHQVRSLRNKEVASVKDLWRSQSIEGATWEAEAAMKAKYPHLFPSDSTQA, via the coding sequence atgagatttggaaagaaacgAAAGcccagtcctagatatgtagtaCCTTACAAGATCTTTAAAAGGTTTGGCAAGGTGgtatatgagttagagttgccaatAGAATTAGCAGTAGTGCATCCAgccttccacatctcactcttgatgAAGTGTGTGGTTGACCCAGCCTCAATAGTGACATTGAAGAGCGTGGAGGTGAAATATAGTCTCTCTTATGAGGATATACcaattgagattcttgaccatcAGGTTAGAagtttgagaaacaaagaagttgcTTCAGTCAAGgatttgtggaggagtcagtctatagagggagctacttgggaagcagaagcagccatgaaagctaagtatcctcacctctttccttccgattccactcaaGCTTGA